The genomic DNA CTCGACGGCTGCGTGGGCGTCCGGGTTCGCGCTGAAGGTGTCGCCGGTTGCGCACCCTGTCAGCAGGACGGCCAACGTCACGGCAGCTGCCCACCGGGTGCTCCATCGCCAACAGGACCGCATCCCGCCTACTCGACGTTCAGGCGCTCGTCGACCAGGCGTTCGCGCACGTAGTCGCCTTGCGGGTCGAAGCGGTAGTGCGCGAAGTCCTTGCGGAACTCGAGGTCGACCAGCGCCGGCCCGCCCCGGTTCTTCTCGACGCTGAACACCACGGAGTGGCGGAAGCCCTCCGCGCGCACGGTGTCGTACGCGAGGTGAACCTTGGACACGCAGCGCGACTTGTCGTTGAGGATCACCGCGACGTCCGCCTCGTAGGCCAGCGCGGAGGAGCCTCGGAGGTGATGCAGCCGCAGCCGGGGTGCGTCGAGGGCGCTGCGGTCAGCTGCCGTGACGGCCAACACCGGCACCTGGCGGGTCAGCGCCAGGTCCTTGAGTGCCTCGGCGATGCGGGTCACCTTCTCGGCCTCGTCCGGCGGCTCCGGCCTGACCGCCACCTTCTGCAGGTAGTCGACGATGAGCAGCCCCCCGCCGGCGAGGTGCTCCTCGACGAGGTCCGCCAGCTCTCCCACACCGGTGTGAGCCCCGGATGCCGATACCAGCCACAGGCGGTCGCTGTAGCCACGAAGCCGGTCGATGGCGGCTGCGAGCAGCGGTTCACGGTCGACGAGTGCGCGGAACGACAGAGGTGCACCCAGGCAGTCCCGCACCGCCTCGCGCAGCAGCTCCAGGTGGGGGTCGAGGTGGTCGCCGTCCTGGCCGAGCTCCATGAGCAGCAGCCGGGTGAGCAGTTCGCCGGCCGTGTGCTCGTAGCAGGCGTAGACGACGTCGCCACCTGACCGTGCGTGGTGTCGGGCCACCTGAAGGGCAGCGACGGTCTTCCCGACACCGGGCAACCCGGCCAGCAGGACGAGGTCCGTGGGGCCGATGCCGCCCCCGAGGGTGGTGTCGAGCACGTCGAACCCGGTGGGCAACGGGGCTCCCCGGACGGTTCCGCCGTGGTGGTCCGCGGTGAGCAGCGCGTCCAGTGCGGCGGCCGCGGTCGTCGGCGCGTACCGCCGTCGAGGGTCCTCCATCA from Actinomycetota bacterium includes the following:
- a CDS encoding AAA family ATPase gives rise to the protein MEDPRRRYAPTTAAAALDALLTADHHGGTVRGAPLPTGFDVLDTTLGGGIGPTDLVLLAGLPGVGKTVAALQVARHHARSGGDVVYACYEHTAGELLTRLLLMELGQDGDHLDPHLELLREAVRDCLGAPLSFRALVDREPLLAAAIDRLRGYSDRLWLVSASGAHTGVGELADLVEEHLAGGGLLIVDYLQKVAVRPEPPDEAEKVTRIAEALKDLALTRQVPVLAVTAADRSALDAPRLRLHHLRGSSALAYEADVAVILNDKSRCVSKVHLAYDTVRAEGFRHSVVFSVEKNRGGPALVDLEFRKDFAHYRFDPQGDYVRERLVDERLNVE